Proteins encoded by one window of uncultured Draconibacterium sp.:
- a CDS encoding metallophosphoesterase yields the protein MNKRKIEVSVISDLHLATYACKPKRVLEYLKSINPEILVLNGDIIDSWRFSRNYFPKNH from the coding sequence ATGAACAAGCGAAAGATTGAAGTTTCAGTAATTTCCGATTTACACCTTGCCACTTATGCTTGCAAGCCCAAAAGAGTTCTCGAATACCTCAAATCAATAAATCCTGAAATACTGGTGCTGAATGGCGATATCATAGATTCGTGGCGTTTCAGCCGGAATTATTTCCCCAAGAATCATTAA
- a CDS encoding UDP-2,3-diacylglucosamine diphosphatase, with translation MIRQIIKMMEKGTRVIYITGNHDEFLRKFSGAKIGLLEVANQFIFEHNGKRTWIFHGDIFDKVIHKSKSLAKFGAALYGLLTIINNFINWLLIPFGKREMIIYKIIKKNFVREKRTSSKFEKQLAESASAQGYQTVICGHTHIPKTKMLKTDGMSIQYINCGDWVEHLTAAEYYNGEWHLYAYTETEEETPADEAEFPAEQSIYQTLVKELTFSNLIQAGQ, from the coding sequence GTGATAAGGCAGATCATCAAAATGATGGAAAAGGGAACAAGGGTGATCTATATTACCGGTAATCACGACGAGTTTTTACGCAAATTTAGTGGTGCCAAAATAGGTTTGCTCGAAGTTGCCAATCAATTCATTTTTGAGCATAATGGCAAACGAACCTGGATTTTTCATGGAGATATTTTTGATAAAGTGATCCATAAATCGAAATCGCTGGCCAAATTCGGAGCAGCACTTTACGGACTACTGACCATCATTAATAATTTTATCAACTGGTTGCTGATCCCTTTTGGTAAGCGCGAGATGATCATTTACAAAATCATAAAAAAGAACTTTGTCCGCGAGAAACGAACGTCTTCAAAATTCGAAAAACAATTGGCTGAATCGGCTTCCGCACAAGGTTACCAAACAGTAATTTGCGGACATACACATATTCCGAAAACCAAAATGCTTAAAACTGACGGGATGTCGATCCAATATATCAATTGTGGCGATTGGGTGGAACATTTAACCGCTGCCGAATATTACAACGGCGAATGGCATTTGTATGCGTACACCGAAACGGAAGAAGAAACACCGGCAGATGAGGCAGAATTTCCGGCTGAACAATCGATTTACCAGACTTTGGTAAAAGAGCTCACATTTTCGAATTTAATACAAGCCGGTCAGTGA